The DNA segment ACATGCACGACATGGCCGCGCTGACACAGCAGATTCACGACAAAGGCGCGCTCGCGCTGTGGGATCTCGCGCATTCGGCGGGCGCGGTGCCGGTCGACCTGAACGGTGTCGGCGCCGACTACGCCGTAGGCTGCACGTACAAATATCTGAACGGCGGCCCCGGTTCGCCCGCGTTCGTGTGGGTGCCCAAGCGTCATCAGAACGACTTCGCGCAGCCGCTGTCCGGCTGGTGGGGTCATCGCGCGCCGTTCAGAATGGACCCGACCTATGAGCCGGATGACGGCATTGGCCGATTCCTGTGCGGCACGCAGCCCATGGTGTCGATGTCGCTCGTCGAATGCGGGCTCGACGTGTTCCTGCAAACCGATATGCAGGCGATCCGCAAAAAGTCGCTCGCGCTGACCGATCTGTTCATCGAACTCGTCGAAGCGCGCTGCGCCGACTTTCCGCTCACGCTCGTCACGCCGCGCGAACACGCGCGGCGCGGCTCGCATGCGAGCTTCGAGCATCCGCATGGTTACGAGGTGATGCAGGCGCTGATCGCGCGCGGTGTGATCGGTGACTACCGCGAGCCGCATGTATTGCGCTTTGGCTTTACGCCGCTGTACACGCGTTACGTCGACGTATGGGATGCGGTCGAGACCTTGCGCGACGTGCTGATCAACGAGACCTGGCGTGCGCCGGAATTCGCCGCGCGCGGCGCGGTAACCTGAGGAGCGCACGATGAACGATCACATGCAAACGCCTGATCTGCCGGAAGACAAACCGGCGCAAGGATGTCCGTTCGGCTACGGCGGAGCCGCCTCGTCCGCCTCGCCCGCCTTCTCCGGCGACTCCACCTCCACGGCCGCAGAAGACGGCTGGCATGACGCGCAGCTCGATTTTTCGGAGGCGATGAGTTACGGCGATTATCTGTCGCTGGGAACGGTGCTGAGCGCACAGCATCCTTTATCGCCGGATCACAACGAGATGCTGTTCATCATTCAGCATCAGACAAGCGAGTTGTGGATGAAGCTCGCGTTGTACGAATTGCAGGCCGCGCTCAAGGCAGTGCACCGCGATGAGTTGCCGCCCGCGTTCAAGATGCTCGCGCGTGTGTCGCGGATCATGGAGCAACTGGTGCAGGCCTGGAGCGTTCTGTCGACGATGACGCCGTCCGAATACACCGCCATGCGGCCTTATCTCGGGAGTTCTTCGGGGTTCCAGTCCTATCAGTACCGACAGATCGAGTTCGTTCTGGGCAAC comes from the Paraburkholderia sp. PREW-6R genome and includes:
- the kynU gene encoding kynureninase, with translation MNHRDEALALDSADPLATLRGQFALSSTTIYLDGNSLGVPPAAAAQRAQTVIGAEWGEGLIRSWNTAGWFELPRRLGNKLAPLIGAAENEVVVTDTISINLFKLLSAALRVADARDPKRRVIVSERSNFPTDLYIAQGLIDQLDRGYELRLVDDPSELPAAIGDDTAIAMITHVNYRTGYMHDMAALTQQIHDKGALALWDLAHSAGAVPVDLNGVGADYAVGCTYKYLNGGPGSPAFVWVPKRHQNDFAQPLSGWWGHRAPFRMDPTYEPDDGIGRFLCGTQPMVSMSLVECGLDVFLQTDMQAIRKKSLALTDLFIELVEARCADFPLTLVTPREHARRGSHASFEHPHGYEVMQALIARGVIGDYREPHVLRFGFTPLYTRYVDVWDAVETLRDVLINETWRAPEFAARGAVT
- the kynA gene encoding tryptophan 2,3-dioxygenase, which encodes MNDHMQTPDLPEDKPAQGCPFGYGGAASSASPAFSGDSTSTAAEDGWHDAQLDFSEAMSYGDYLSLGTVLSAQHPLSPDHNEMLFIIQHQTSELWMKLALYELQAALKAVHRDELPPAFKMLARVSRIMEQLVQAWSVLSTMTPSEYTAMRPYLGSSSGFQSYQYRQIEFVLGNKNEQMLKPHAHRADVHAQVKASLESPSFYDEVVRLLARRGFEISAARLERDWTQPTVHDASVEAAWLEVYRNPSKHWELYEMAEELVDLEDAFRQWRFRHVTTVERIIGFKQGTGGTSGANYLRKMLDVVLFPELWHVRTML